The window CAATATCATTATGCTCTAGATTTAACTTGACAGGTAAATTGTTTAGTTTATTCCACAAGTGTTGACTACATTAAATTGTGGATTGTTAAGCTCTTACTCGGCAAGAAGTTTAAAGGTACAGTTTACCCTAAAAGCagatatacatatttttcaCTTACTTGTGGTCCTATATATTACTCTAGATTGTTCGATTGATAATCCACGAACTGATCACAACAAGGTCTATTGATTATCTTGGGTAACCGGGTCATGACTTCttgaaagaaaatattctgttgagttctaggcaactcacaccaaaacaatcttgAGTAATAAATATCATTACacgtaagaggaaaaatatgtatttttttaaattttgggTGAGCTGTGATGATTAATGTGGTTATGGGTCATATTTGCTCATTGCCAAAGTGTGTCTTGTGTTTAGAATGCTCATTAGCAAAAACACCGTTTGATGATATCCGTCCTTTGTTTAGGTTCATGGTAGGTTGCGGTCGCTGTGAGGACTGGTTCCATGGAGACTGCGTTGGTCTTGACCTGACAAAAGTACGtgaaatggaggaggaggatcagaTGTACGTGTGCTTGAAGTGCTGTGAGGAGGAGAGCAAAAAGGTGGAGCCGGAGCCCCCAGTAGCAGCCAAACCAGAAGTTGAAGCAAAGGCGGAAGTACAGGATCTTAAGCTGCCTCCCAAGCCCCAACCGGGACCCTCCCAGAAACTTGCATCGGGTGGAGTCAGACCAGTAAGAAGAGTCAATAGTGTCACCGCAAGTTCTATaataatgctgtttgttttatgcatttatttaaaagtactATATACAAAGGGtattttatttccccccccaGCTTATTCGTCCTCTGATATTAATCATAGCCAGTGTTACCACTACACAAGGGTTTGTCTTTTTGCTTTAACTTTGCCTGCATTGAAGGACACGTGGGTGTGTGGTTAACATGGTGTATTCACCAAAGTACATTTTCCCACACATAAAACTCaccctgtattttttttttttttaatctttatattttttatgtggtgtctttaacattttcaattttgttgatattttctttaaacactgaaataaataatatgtgcTTTTTGCATTTATCTCCCGAAAAAGGATCCTGATAGAAGGCAGTCCACAGATGTCAGAGATGCAGCTCATAAAACAGGTATTTATTGGGgggctttgaatgtaaaaatacatttattttttttgtcttgttctgttttctgttccaTTTTCTGTTGTGAGGCCAGAGCCTGTACTGTGGTGCAGAATTTGAAGTTAGCAAGGTAACTTAAGGTTTAACCCTTGGTGTTTTACTTCTTACCAGGGTTAGGGTCACCATGTTAGTTTATGCTGCACACCAAACCTGCTCCGAAGCAAGTTCCATATAACCAATCAACTCGTAAAAGAGTACCAGCTTAATGAACAATTGATGCTCGGTACGTGGTAAATAGTATTACACAAATGTGAAGCGGTTACAGGCTAATCAAAGCCATTATCcaggttaaaacaaacaaagttgcAGCTGTGTTTATACTCTTTATTCTTGTATACCAGTTGTTCTAACAAAAAGATGCACAACAAAAAACGCATAACAATGTGGATCTGATGGTATGGCTCATTGACGATCAGCTATCTCTTTCCACAGCAAAAAAACGTGATCAGGTTATctctaaatgttaaatacatactttttttcttctgatctGATCCAGTACTCAAAACCGTGTTCTTTGATCCATTGCACCCTTATTATCTAGGCAACACATTGATTTAATATATACATGAATGTAATTATAGTCAAATCTACTTGCTCTCTAAATAGGCCAGTGGTTTTATAAGCCTGTTAATCACGCATTCACATAGTCTTTTTAGCCAGCTGTCCTTACTCCATTTGTCATCTGCAACTGTGTTTATGTattatgtgtttgtcttttcagatTTGCGTTATATTATAGTTTGctctttgtttgtaaaatatgccACTCCGCTGACAGACTTGTCCATGTTTGCGATTCATCATTTGATGCAAACCCACTTTACTTACCGAGGTTGATAACCACCATTGCGTGACCGCTTAACGATAGTGTGGTTGTTAGGATTAGTGAAGCCAGATAGCAAAAAGATATCCAGGTGAACTTGCTTCTTAGTCCATGCCTCATGCTGGGTTCACGGTTCAATGGTATATCAATCAATATGTTAACAGGATTGAATGAAGAAAGTCACatgacattatatttatttatttttcatacatagGTTGACAACAGGTTTTTGTTCTATAAATTAATTACTTGATTGGTAAGGTTGTCAATTGACTGGTGAAATAAATtataacatataaaaacaaatattcaaatttgaCCTGTTAAGCACATAGTGTCGTTTCTATCCCCATAGGTGTTCATCTGAAACTAGAGACAAAAAGTAAGACTTCATCTTCAGCTTCAAAGAAACCTGTGTCTGTGGAAGCAATTAGGCGAAGTGTGCGTGATTCTCTGAAAGAAATACTTATACAGAGGTAAGTGTTTCATGAGtaaaagtaattcaaataattgtaaactgaaaaaaatactgaCTCTTTTACAAAATTGAAAATCTTAACAAGCAACCATCTAAGTGCATCAAACACGTGATGCTTTCTGCATTTTAGGTTGAAGGAGTCTGATTTGAAGGTGTCGGTGGAGAGGGCCTCTGAAGTTGccaagaagacagagagagagcttttTTACTTGTATAAAGACACTGACAACAAATACAAGAACAAGTACAGAAGCTTGATGTTTAACCTCAAAGATACTAAAAACAATGTGAGTACCATTTATAATCACACGTAATCTAAATGTAAAGTTCCTATAaacaaaagttacattttgcttatgtttatttatttttatttaggtCCTCTTTAAGAGGGTTCTCAAAGGAGAAATTTCTCCTGGTAACCTAATTCGAATGAGCCCCGAGGAACTGGCCTCGAAAGAATTGGCTGCTTGGCGACAAAGGGAGAACAGACATGTAAGTGCTGCCTTAATCTTTGTTGTAGTGTTCTTACTAATTGAATCTATTAAATCACAAAGTTAAGTTTAAGTTGAGCttagttttcacattttttgagatgtcttttatcataaaaaaaacaaactatggTTGTATTTTAGAATGCAAAACATTAAGTAGCCCTCTTAAAAAAACCaatacatttgtcattttacagaCCATTGAGATGATtgaaaaagagcaaagagaagcagagagacgGCCGATCACTAAGATCACACACAAAGGTGAAATTGAAATTGAGAGCCAAGAACCAGTGAAGGCACCTGAGCCTGCAGAGGTAAGGGACATGACAAATAGTACtttgcatttctgtttatttactaGTAAATCAGGGTGAGTTGTGTGCGTCATtgtctattgtttttttttcctctgcagttTGAGCCTCCTCTTAAAGCTACAGAAGACTCAGTGGAACCTCCAAATACGCCTGAGAAGAAAGCAGCGAGTGCCGACGCGGGGAAAGACACCACCAGACAACACAAGTCTCACTTATTTGATCTAAACTGCAAAATCTGCACAGGTAAACGTGAACGAAAGAGCAGCCATTAAGccctttttgacatttcatctgCCTATGTGTCACTATCCTCAGTTACCAACTTGACATGTTACGTTTTTCTTTTCGATTAGGTCGtatggcgccccctgtggaggAGGCACCAACCAAAGTGGTCAAAGTGGCTACTACAGTGGTTAGGAGGCAATCAACCAAAGTAGAAGAGACGAAGAGCACAGCAACGCCTCCAATCGACGACGATCTGCACCTCACTGTTTTAGAGGAGAGCTTCCGAAACGCTCAGTCAGGCTATGAAGGAAGGTAAACGGCTCCATCTGACGCCGTGTGGTTCTAGTGTTCGGCTCGTTTTTGCAAGTTTGCTCCAtctgtttttgtcatatttgtcaCAGGTCGGATTATAAAGCtggaagagatgaagaggcCGCTTTCCTCACTAACCTGAACTCTCTGTGGCAAGGATTCATTCATATGCACTCTGTGGCAAAGTTTGTGACAAAAGCCTTCCCTGTCTCAGGCATTTTGGACAACTTGACTGAGGTAACGTGGACACAACTGAACATATTTTGAGTTTGAATAGCTGCTGCAAAGTATTTTACGCTGAAGTCCTGTTATTAaggtttaccttttttttttttttttgttaataggACCTTCCAGACAGCATTCAAGTTGGCGGAAGGATAACTCCACAGATAGTGTGGGACTACTTGGAGAAGATTCGGGCAACTGGAACAAAAGTGAGTTTTTGGCAGCATTCCATCTTAATTGGGTTATACAGCATATAGTAAAATTCagtcattaaataaaagaacagcTCACATCTGACAATTAACATCCCGATTTCATGTGATCCATTAAAGAGTAATGGTCAACTTCTTGCACATGAATTGCAGATTTTGCTGAcacatgctttttctttcattaaaagGAGGTGTGCCTAATTCGCTTTTGTCCTGAGACGGAGGAAGATGAGATCTCCTATACTCTTCTGTACGCCTACTTCAGCAGTCGTAGGCGTTTCGGAGTGGTTTCCAATAACCTGAAACAAGTGAAGGACATGTATCTCATTCCTTTGGGTGCCACCGAAAAGGTTCCACATCAGCTCGTTCCGTTTGATGGGCCAGGTAACCTGAACACTAAACCTAAATGATCTTCTCTCAATGACCTTGCATTCCTCACGTTTCACActgaattattctttttaatttacaggTTTAGAAAACAACCGCGCCAATCTTCTCCTTGGACTCATAATTCGCCAGAGATCGAAGAGGGATTTTCTTCCCGTGGACATGAATGAAACTGCCAGGATTATTCCTGAAATCAAGCCCATCACCATTTCCACAaaagaaaccagagcaaaagagGAGGACGAGAAAAAATTCCTCTCTTCCTTGACTTCTGTacataaaaaagagaaagacaaaccaCTTATCACTACTGAAGATGTTAATGAGCCAACTACGGAGTGTCTGGAAGAACCGTCTGCATCAGAGGAGACCAACAGTCAGGAACCCCTGAAACCACTGCGTTTTCTTCCAGGTGTGTTATTAGGCTGGGGTGGGGAGTTGCCGCCTCTGCCAGATGTTGGAGTTAAAAATGCAACAGAGACCCAACCAGCTCCGAAAACAGAGGCATCGACTGAAAACTCTAAAAGTCCAACAGCTGTTACATCTCGAGAGCGCTTTGTCATCAAGAAGAAAGAAGCTAAACCTGTTAAAGCCGAACCAGAAGTATCCAGTCTGGCTGATACCTCTGTTGTTAACAACTCATCAGGAAAGGATGCCGCAGTGCTGACCCATGGAACACCAGTCTCTCTGAGAGATAAGCCTCCAGATGTATCGACTGAAGCGTTCCTGGCAAGTTTTTCAGTAGCTCAAATTGGGACCGAAACTAGCAGCGCTGCCTCTGCAAACAAAGGCGATACCGGCCTTTTGTCTGAAACTGAAAAAGCACCGTCTGAAGGGAATTCTTTGTTGCAGACAAAAACCCAGGCTGCTCCAGCTCAGACTAATAGCCCAAAACCGCCTTTAAGTGGAATATTGAAAAAGTCTTCAGCATATTCCAGTGTGAATGTAGATAAAACAACAGTACTACAAAAGGATGAAGCCAGCCACCTAGCTCCTTCGAGTCCAAAGCCTGTTCCCGTGTTGGCCAGCACGAGAAGTGAGCCAGTTACACTATTTCACCAGGGATTTTTACAGGTTTCTCAGGCCAAGAACAAACCTGAGGAAGAAAAGCCAACAACTATTCATCCAATCGATGGTGAAAAGGAGGATCCTGGCACGTCTCAGGCTGGTGCTACAGCCACTCAGACGgtatgtcctcctcctcctcctccttcagcttcAGTTCAAGGACCACAAGCAGCAAGTTTCACAGAAGCATCTGAGCTCAAACACGACTCGGTAATGGCACAAACTCTCCCAGTGTACAACAGTGCTTCACTAATCCcatcacagcagcaacagccTCAGGTACCTGGTAGTTACGAATACCCAACTGGCCCTCCCCCTGATACTTTCTCCGGCCCACCAACCCAGGATCAGAACCACGGTGCACCATGGGCTCAGGATAGCACTTCACACATTCTTCCTGGACTTGAATCGCAGTGCGCTGAGAGCTACCCTGAACCAGCTGGCCAGCCTACTTCCCTGGCCAAAGATCACAAGCGTCTAGAGGAGCGATACAGTGACCCGTGGGAGAGGCCGCGGTCCACGGAGGACAGAGACCACCACGGGAGGCACAGCCATCACAGGGACGCTCACCACGGGAAGAAGAGCAGACACCACGACCGGGAACGGGAGAAAAAGTACGAACGTAGCCAcgacagagagaggagcaggcaCCACGGACACTCAGACGACCGCTACGgcgagaagagaaaagagaggcaCCACAGCGATGACCACAGCAGCCGACATAAGGacagacacagaaatagacGGGACTCTGATTATGAGAATGGACGGAGAAGTTCAAAAGACAGTTAattatgtttctttaaagtCCTGCTAGGAAGCATTGGGGACTTTGAGCTTGTTGGTCACGTGGCTGGTTCAAACCACTGCGGCTGTGTTGGCTGATAGTGGAGttgtttattactttatacAGCAGTCTGCAGCTTATATGCCATTTCCTCCATAGAagttccattttattttattgacggTGCAGCCAAGGTGAACTATAATTTCAGTGGTTGTGAAGATCTTTATAGatgctttcttttaaaaaccaaGAAGACCTGAATATTGGAACAACTTTCaaattttaacctttttattgtatatatctTGTTCATATTGAGCTGCTGTGCTGACTACAAATGAACAGCACACGTTTTCAGTCTTGTAGTAACAAAACAAGTTTGGACCATTTGGTGAAAAGTTTAAGTTGGCATGAATGTAACACAGAAAACGAAGGACcgttgcttttttccccctacttttttaaattgctaaaatattttacaaacttttgttttttaaaaagtatatacATTTTGGCTTGTAATATACATTAGAGATGAAGTGTGCCTTTGCACTGTTTATGTACAGTCCGTAATAAAGCtaatccttttttattattgattattaaaaacaattgaatatttctttctaaatgtattaaagATAAAACTATGAATACAGATTATATTGTTGTATAACGATACTTTTAGGCATCTATTTATTTGACGTGACAGACTGAAATAGTTATAACTGACTCGGGGCATACAACTTGTTTGAGTTTTGTTACAGTAAACACAGCACTGAATCAGACAATGTACCTATATCCCCTCAAAAAGTTTGAGAATTGAGTGCTAGAGTGTTGAAGAAACAAGTATTCAAATATAGCTTAGTTTATAACTTTTTCTAAAAAGTTAACCTAACCTAATTACTACCAAATGTTACACAAATCTCCTTGTGGACTATTTTGTAGGAGGGCCTTAGAAAACACAACTACGATATAGTTTTATATCACGTCACTAAGAGAGTTTCACTACTTTTTGCCCTCATGAACATTAAAACCCTCACTATTGTTGAGAAACAGTAGCGGCTTGGTatctttaaacaaataaacatttctgagACTTCCTTCAAAGCCTTTTGAAAACAACCCAGAAGTGACAATTGATACATTTCTGTATAATTCAAATCCTCCAAAGTAAAGCTGACCGCCATAGTTTAAGGCCACGTAGCGCTCAAACGGGTCCAAGTCTTCGTAAAGGACTCTCTTGTAGTTAAGGAACACCTGGATAACTGTGCTGTTTAAAGATATGGAGACATTGTGCCATGTGTTGCAACACAGTGTGAGATTTCTGAAAGATATTGGGACGGAAAGTTTCTCTCCAAGGTTGACAGAGATTTTGAGGTGGCCGTTCTCAAGTCCAACTGTGAGGTAATCATCGTCTTCATGTGCAGCTCTACCCATCCACATTATCAAACTGTCATTTGAGCTTGTTTGGAAGCTGAAAGAAATCTGTGTGAATTTAAAATCCCTTGTGTTGTATCTCGGGTCCTGGTATTTAACATATGAGCTTCCCACAAACTTGAGCGTGTCTGTGGCTATTTCTGTG is drawn from Anoplopoma fimbria isolate UVic2021 breed Golden Eagle Sablefish chromosome 6, Afim_UVic_2022, whole genome shotgun sequence and contains these coding sequences:
- the phf3 gene encoding PHD finger protein 3, translating into MDTVETFNHLIPSDQLDDSLIAGQNLECEASNEFGTGLRLEDSLKNMLSDKDPMFGCSSSQFNLLDNEDPTFQIAGSTGLAEGSASTGLSSEVKVAATTQDKQPVARRKKRPHSFEYEHSSDPQPADTSTKTMIRVRAGRKPANRLQKSFLIEKGVAGPQLKKLLIVGGRVDVNNLDGGLWLNPAVVLRRLTVTIAGFRIELLPGPSYSQNVEASQSACLEGGFSYAVLPDNAVSVQNPTPETVAKVDVIEKNSADDAPLGLGPYVNPNDVQTSNGTLMASTNTQETNLDNQSVSEKQKSVSKVKHDIKEPQNIENNRTNVDTKTDDKEKQQIVAQTLLKSKQGLTSNKNKELVSGKPNNMIKGHKVSQNIPSKIQRGDLHKILSPKEKKDPSPLKRPTENTQSEHATKIQKTQDTGESKVKPKLPSSPSSVGKKSPSFGNRVDQQGPTKHTHPPNISKVETANPMHGRPGPSLKMPEEGGQEKPKLKKPEKILQRQKSKTARSISVEEPQLFIPDNAPVVKKETAEEQPANSEAVWDGNNCCGLCQKHHNNMFMVGCGRCEDWFHGDCVGLDLTKVREMEEEDQMYVCLKCCEEESKKVEPEPPVAAKPEVEAKAEVQDLKLPPKPQPGPSQKLASGGVRPDPDRRQSTDVRDAAHKTGVHLKLETKSKTSSSASKKPVSVEAIRRSVRDSLKEILIQRLKESDLKVSVERASEVAKKTERELFYLYKDTDNKYKNKYRSLMFNLKDTKNNVLFKRVLKGEISPGNLIRMSPEELASKELAAWRQRENRHTIEMIEKEQREAERRPITKITHKGEIEIESQEPVKAPEPAEFEPPLKATEDSVEPPNTPEKKAASADAGKDTTRQHKSHLFDLNCKICTGRMAPPVEEAPTKVVKVATTVVRRQSTKVEETKSTATPPIDDDLHLTVLEESFRNAQSGYEGRSDYKAGRDEEAAFLTNLNSLWQGFIHMHSVAKFVTKAFPVSGILDNLTEDLPDSIQVGGRITPQIVWDYLEKIRATGTKEVCLIRFCPETEEDEISYTLLYAYFSSRRRFGVVSNNLKQVKDMYLIPLGATEKVPHQLVPFDGPGLENNRANLLLGLIIRQRSKRDFLPVDMNETARIIPEIKPITISTKETRAKEEDEKKFLSSLTSVHKKEKDKPLITTEDVNEPTTECLEEPSASEETNSQEPLKPLRFLPGVLLGWGGELPPLPDVGVKNATETQPAPKTEASTENSKSPTAVTSRERFVIKKKEAKPVKAEPEVSSLADTSVVNNSSGKDAAVLTHGTPVSLRDKPPDVSTEAFLASFSVAQIGTETSSAASANKGDTGLLSETEKAPSEGNSLLQTKTQAAPAQTNSPKPPLSGILKKSSAYSSVNVDKTTVLQKDEASHLAPSSPKPVPVLASTRSEPVTLFHQGFLQVSQAKNKPEEEKPTTIHPIDGEKEDPGTSQAGATATQTVCPPPPPPSASVQGPQAASFTEASELKHDSVMAQTLPVYNSASLIPSQQQQPQVPGSYEYPTGPPPDTFSGPPTQDQNHGAPWAQDSTSHILPGLESQCAESYPEPAGQPTSLAKDHKRLEERYSDPWERPRSTEDRDHHGRHSHHRDAHHGKKSRHHDREREKKYERSHDRERSRHHGHSDDRYGEKRKERHHSDDHSSRHKDRHRNRRDSDYENGRRSSKDS